The stretch of DNA GTGTTCGGCGAGAAGCAAAACGGCCGCAACTGGGCTTTCGACGAGCAGGCCGGGCAGTACTACTTCCACACCTTCTACCCGTTTCAGCCGGACCTGAACATGGCCAATCCTGCGGTCGCACGGGCGCAGCACGAGGTGGCGCGCTTCTGGCTGCGGCGCGGGGTTTCGGGGTTCCGGCTCGACGCGGTGCCTTTCTTGTACGAGGACACCTCGAGCCTCGAGGCCATTCCGGACCCGCACCGTTTCCTGCGCGACCTGTACCGGGTGGTGCGCGCCGAGAACCCGGAGGCCATCTTGCTGGCCGAGGCGAACAAGGAGCCGCACGAGCTGCGCCCGTACTTCGGCGAGAACGGGGACGAGATGCAGCTTCTGCTCAACTTCTACCAGTGCAACCACCTGTTTTTGGGGATGGCGCGCGGCATGGCCGAACCGATCCAGCGCGGCTGGAACGAACTGCCCGAGATTCCGCGCGACGGGCAGTGGGCGAACTTCCTGCGCAACCACGACGAACTGTCGCTCGACCGACTCAGCGAATCCGAGCGACAAGAGGTGTTCGCGGCCTTCGCGCCCGATCCGTACATGCAAGTTTACGGGCGGGGCATCCGGCGGCGCCTGGCTCCGATGCTGGGCGGCGACGTGCGGCGGCTCAAGCTGGCCTACAGCCTGCTGCTTTCGTTGCAGGGCACCCCGGTGCTGACTTGCGGCGAGGAGATCGGGCTGGGCGATGACCTGAGCCTGCCCGAACGCGAGGCCGCCCGCACCCCGATGCAGTGGTCCGACGCCCCCGGCGGAGGGTTCTCGAGCGCGCCACGCGACCAGATGGTGCGCCCGGTGGTGGAAGAAGGACCGTTCGGCTACCGTCAGCTCAACGTAGAAGCGCAGCGGCGCGATCCGGAATCGCTGCTGTGCTTTATCCGGGAGGCCCTGGCGGTCTACAAGCGCAACCCCGAACTGGGCCGGGGGCAGGCGTCGTTCTTCGATAGCGGGCACCCCGGAGTGCTGGGGCACCGGGTCGAGGACGGCAATGCGGTGCTGGTCCTGCACAACCTGCGCGGCGAGCCGCTCGAGGGGCAGCTCGAGGACGCCGCGGGCCTGCGTCCGCTGCTGAGCGACGGGCAGAGTGTCTGGTCGGGTGGAACCCGGGTGCAGCTGGCACCCTACGGCTTTTACTGGTTTGAAAAGGAGGCTCGCTGATGGCCCGTATCGGATACCACGCCTCGCACGAGCAGTTTGCGCCGAGCGCCCTGCTGCACTACGTCCGTGCTGCCGAGGCCAGCGGCTGGGACGCGGCGATGTGCTCGGATCACTTTCACCCCTGGACCGACGCTCAGGGGCACAGCGGCTTCGCGTGGTCGTGGCTGGGCGCGGCCCTGGCGACCACGAGCCTGGACTTCGGCATGGTCTGCGCACCCGGGCAGCGCTACCACCCGGCCATCATTGCCCAAGCGGCCGCAACCCTCTCCGAGATGTTCGAGGGCCGACTGTGGTGCGCGTTTGGCAGCGGGCAAAACCTCAACGAACACATCACCGGGGAACGCTGGCCTGCCAAGGACCAGCGCAACGCCCGCCTCGAGGAGGCCGTGTCGGTCATTCGCGCGCTGTGGTCCGGCGAGGAGGTCACGTTCCGTGGTCGGTTCGTGACCGTCGAGCAGGCCCGGCTGTACTCGAGGCCCGAGCGTCCGCCGCTGATCTACGGGGCAGCCATCACCCCGCAGACCGCGCGCTGGGTGGCGTCCTGGGCGGACGGTCTGATCACCGTGGTGCAGACGCGCGAGAAGCTGCGGCAGGTGGTGGAGGCCTTCTTGGAAGGCGGAGGCGAAGGCAAGCCGATGAGCTTGCAGGTGCACGTCGCCTACGCACCGAGCGAGCAGGAGGCGCTCGAGGCCGCACACCGCCAGTGGGCCTTCGGGCCGCTGCCCAGCGCGGTCAACACCGAGCTGAGCACGCCCGCGCAGTTCGAGGCGGCCTGCGCGCTGATCACGCCCGAGCAGGTCAAGACGGCCGTTCGCATCTCCAGCGACCTCGAGCAGCACGCCGCGTGGCTGCGCGAGGACCTGGAGCTGGGCTTTGACCGCCTGTACCTGCACGAGGTGGGACCGGCGCAGGAACGCTTTATCGAGGCGTTCGGCCGCCGGGTGCTGCCCGCCCTGCGCTGAGCAGGGTAACGCTCAGCGCTGCCCGGTCGGGGTACCGAGCTGCACGGTGGGTATCCGGGTCACACCCCGAGGCGGCTCGGCCAGGGTGACCCGGGTACCTCCGGCCCGCAGCTCGAGCGGGCCGCCCTGAGAGGAGGCGGGCAGCACAAAGCCGTAGCTGCCCAGACCGTCGGTCTGGCTGCGTTCCAGCAGGTGACTGCCCCGCCACAGCTCCACCTGAATGCCGGGCGCTGCCTGCTGGTTGTTCCAGCGCAGCTCGCCGCGCAGCGCCCGAACCGGTTCGGGTTTGCCCCAGGCGCTGCGCGGCGGCAGCACACGCAGGGCCGTGCGCAGGGCGTCTACCGAAAGCAGCTCGGTGCCGCTGCCAGGAATCAGGCTGCGGTAGGCGTAGCCTGCCCACCCATCGAGCTTCGAGGCCGCCACCGCGCGCAGTTGCGCCGCGCTGCCCTCGAGGGTGTTGAGGTACAGCGCGCTGCCCGAGGCCATTTTGGCGCGCCCACGGTTCTGGGCGGCGAAGCTGTTCCACTGGTCGAACCAGCGGGCCTGCAGCGTCACGCTCTGGCGCTTGTAGTTCATCATCACGTTCAGGTCGAGGTAGCCCCGACGGTTCCAGGTCGGCCAGTCCTGCAAGACCTCGCGGTAGGTGCGGGTGTTGCGGAAGGCCGCTTCATTTGCAGGTCCTGCCCCGTAGGTGATGGTAGAAGCACTCACCCACACGTCCGGCCGCGCCGACTTCACCTCGAGGTAAATGCGCCGCACCAGCGCGGTTACCTGCTCACGCCGCCACTGCAACCACGCCGGGTCGTCGGGCGTAGGCGTGCCGCGCGTGCCGGTCTCCTGACGGTAACGTTGCAGCGCGCGCTCGTTGTAGCCCCACGAGGAAGCGCCGCTGCCGCCGTCGTCGGGGTAGCGCACCCGGTCGAGCATGATGCCGTCCACGTCGTAGTTGCGCACCACGCTCGCGTACATCTCGGCGATGTAGCGCGCCGCGTCCGGGTGGCCCGGGTCCAGGACATAATCATTGCCGGCGCGGAAGGTGCCGTCGTAGTGCGCGGTCAGCCAGTTGTCCGAACCGTACTGGTCTAGGCCGTGCTCGTTCAGCACGTGCCGGGGATTTTTGGGTGCGGGCAGCTGAAAGTTGTGCGCGGCGGTGGTGATCATCCAGGCGTGCACCTGAATGCCCTGGGCGTGCGCTTTGCGGATCAGGTCCTCGAGCGGATCAAAGCCTGCCGGGACTGCGGGGTCCTCGGTGCGCGGCACCGAGGCACGGTTGCAGTAGCAGTCCATGCGCCGACCGACCTGGGCGAACAGCACGTTGATGCCGAGCCGACTTGCGTGGGCGACCAGGCGGTCAATTTCTGCCGGGGTCTTGATACCGGAGCTGAAGGCATCCACCCACAGGCCGCGCAGTTGCGGCGCAGGTGCAGCGGGAGCGGGAGCGGGGGTGGGTGCCTGCGCCAGCGACGAGCAGAGCAGGGCGGAAAGCAGCAGGGCGGCGCGTTTTAACATCTCGGTACCTCGGGGCTGGGCCTTCTGCCCAGTATAGGGGGAGGGGCCGGTGAGGATTCTTTGGCGCTGGGCAGCAGGAACGTACCGTCTGACCGGGAGAGGCAGCAGGGGCGCGGACAGGGCAGACCTTTTGCTTTGGCAGGGGATTAGACAGGCCCAAGGAGCGCGGCCGGGTTTTTACGGTCGCTGTGCGAGGCGGCAACAGAGGACGTATGGTCGCCTCGAGGCGAACGAAACCGAGTTGGGAGGGTCGGGTGCGGAAGGGAAGAACCGGGCCCGGTCCGTTGCGGGCAGAGCTCGTGTGTTAAGCCCGGGTGCAGGCAGGAGGGGCGGGGGACTGTCATAAACTGTGGAGGAACGCGCCGCAGCGCGGGGTCACGATTCGGAGGTTGCCGTGTTCCCACTTCATGACGACGTGCGATCCCGCACGTTCCCCTGGGTCAGCCGTAGCCTGATCCTGATCAACATCTTGATCTTCCTGTATCAGCTGACCCTGACCCATCCTCAGCTCGAGGCGTTTTTGGGTCAGTTCGCCTTCTTTCCGGTCCGGTTGACCCAAGATCTTGCCCAGGGTGTACTGGGCATGCTGACCTCGATGTTCTTGCACTCGGGGTGGGGGCATCTGCTGGGCAACATGTGGTTCCTGTTCATTTTTGGCGATAACGTCGAGGACCGGCTGGGGCACTTCAGCTTCCTGGTCTTTTACCTGGTGGGCGGAATGATCGCTGCCCTTGCCCAGGCTTTTTTGGGTGGTGATCCGAGTGTTCCCATGATCGGAGCCTCGGGGGCCATCAGTGCGGTGCTCGGGGCGTACCTGCTGTTTTACCCGCGGGCCCGGATTCTGACGCTGCTGTTCATCGTTATCTTCTTTACCCTGATCCGGGTGCCTGCGCTGTTCTACCTGCCGTATTGGGCGCTGGTGCAACTGCTGAGCAGCTTCTCGGGGCAGTCCAACGTGGCCTTCGTAGCCCATCTGGGCGGTTTTATAGGCGGTCTGCTGATCGCGGTGCTGTGGCCCAAGCGGCGCGAGCGCATCACTTACTGAAGGTGGTCTTAAGCAAAGAAGCCGGTTCCCAGGTGGAACCGGCTTCTTCGCTGCGCCCGAGCGAGGCGTTCTGCAAGACGTTGTGGGTACGTTGGGAAGCTGTGCGGAAACGGGTGCCTCGATTTGTTTTAAGAGTCTTATGAGCTTGTGTTTGTGATTTTGAAGAAATTAAATGCCGTTTTTAATATGTCTTACTGTGTATTTTAGAAGGTGTGGGGTGTTACGTAGTGCTGTAGAGCGTTTAACTATCTTGATCTCGTAAGGCGGCAGACA from Deinobacterium chartae encodes:
- a CDS encoding rhomboid family intramembrane serine protease: MFPLHDDVRSRTFPWVSRSLILINILIFLYQLTLTHPQLEAFLGQFAFFPVRLTQDLAQGVLGMLTSMFLHSGWGHLLGNMWFLFIFGDNVEDRLGHFSFLVFYLVGGMIAALAQAFLGGDPSVPMIGASGAISAVLGAYLLFYPRARILTLLFIVIFFTLIRVPALFYLPYWALVQLLSSFSGQSNVAFVAHLGGFIGGLLIAVLWPKRRERITY
- a CDS encoding glycoside hydrolase family 10 protein — encoded protein: MLKRAALLLSALLCSSLAQAPTPAPAPAAPAPQLRGLWVDAFSSGIKTPAEIDRLVAHASRLGINVLFAQVGRRMDCYCNRASVPRTEDPAVPAGFDPLEDLIRKAHAQGIQVHAWMITTAAHNFQLPAPKNPRHVLNEHGLDQYGSDNWLTAHYDGTFRAGNDYVLDPGHPDAARYIAEMYASVVRNYDVDGIMLDRVRYPDDGGSGASSWGYNERALQRYRQETGTRGTPTPDDPAWLQWRREQVTALVRRIYLEVKSARPDVWVSASTITYGAGPANEAAFRNTRTYREVLQDWPTWNRRGYLDLNVMMNYKRQSVTLQARWFDQWNSFAAQNRGRAKMASGSALYLNTLEGSAAQLRAVAASKLDGWAGYAYRSLIPGSGTELLSVDALRTALRVLPPRSAWGKPEPVRALRGELRWNNQQAAPGIQVELWRGSHLLERSQTDGLGSYGFVLPASSQGGPLELRAGGTRVTLAEPPRGVTRIPTVQLGTPTGQR
- a CDS encoding TIGR03885 family FMN-dependent LLM class oxidoreductase, with protein sequence MARIGYHASHEQFAPSALLHYVRAAEASGWDAAMCSDHFHPWTDAQGHSGFAWSWLGAALATTSLDFGMVCAPGQRYHPAIIAQAAATLSEMFEGRLWCAFGSGQNLNEHITGERWPAKDQRNARLEEAVSVIRALWSGEEVTFRGRFVTVEQARLYSRPERPPLIYGAAITPQTARWVASWADGLITVVQTREKLRQVVEAFLEGGGEGKPMSLQVHVAYAPSEQEALEAAHRQWAFGPLPSAVNTELSTPAQFEAACALITPEQVKTAVRISSDLEQHAAWLREDLELGFDRLYLHEVGPAQERFIEAFGRRVLPALR
- a CDS encoding alpha-amylase family protein; its protein translation is MTPANPKSVPWYESAVIYVVDVKSYCDSNGDGWGDLRGLISRLDHVQDLGVDVLWLQPIYASPFQDNGYDVADYLRIDPRLGNDADFDALMDAARERGLRVILDLPLNHTSNQHAWFQQARADRHSEYRDYYLWRETLPENPSPYVVFGEKQNGRNWAFDEQAGQYYFHTFYPFQPDLNMANPAVARAQHEVARFWLRRGVSGFRLDAVPFLYEDTSSLEAIPDPHRFLRDLYRVVRAENPEAILLAEANKEPHELRPYFGENGDEMQLLLNFYQCNHLFLGMARGMAEPIQRGWNELPEIPRDGQWANFLRNHDELSLDRLSESERQEVFAAFAPDPYMQVYGRGIRRRLAPMLGGDVRRLKLAYSLLLSLQGTPVLTCGEEIGLGDDLSLPEREAARTPMQWSDAPGGGFSSAPRDQMVRPVVEEGPFGYRQLNVEAQRRDPESLLCFIREALAVYKRNPELGRGQASFFDSGHPGVLGHRVEDGNAVLVLHNLRGEPLEGQLEDAAGLRPLLSDGQSVWSGGTRVQLAPYGFYWFEKEAR